A segment of the Desulfonatronovibrio hydrogenovorans DSM 9292 genome:
ATATCTCTGCTTCATTCAATTTCCCCTGTTCCAGGCTCTTTTGCCCGTCCTCAAGATGCCGGGAAAATTTCTCTTCCGGGCTTGCGCAGGCCTGAATCACCAGAAGGGCCATGAATGTGCTGATTATAAGCGGCAGTTTGAAATTGATGAAAGAACCTTTCTTCAGCATTGCTGGTCTCCCTGATTAGGATTTTTATTTTGTGCCTGTTGGCTCAGCTTGCACCTGTCAGTGTTTACCCAAGGCTTTCCAGGCAGCAAAGCTGATTTGATGTTAGCTTGCAATTTTGAAACCAGTCTTGCCCTTCCTTACCGGATCTGATGTTGCAACATGAGTTATCTTCTTAAAATCAAAGGTTTTTTCAGAACACCTTTTACTAAAGGGGAGGGTTAGGGGAGCTGGGAATTGCCTGGTGTTGTGAAAGGCAGATCTTTGTTTGAAATAAGAGCAATGGGGTAATATTCTGTTTTTATTGATAAAAAATCAAGCATGTCAGTGTTGGAGATTGATTGGGCAAGCTTTTTAAAAACATCTTGCAAACATTTGCAGATCATATGCAAAAATATTTCATTGGTTTTGCAAAAATTTGCTTTTTTAATGATCCTCAAACGTAGTCCTGTGTTGATAGTTTAATTATTGCGGGTAGTTAATATTGATTATTTCTTTTTTCATGCTCTGGCATGGTAATGGCAAATTCAAGTCATTACCATGCAACGGAAATTGCCTGTTCAAAGCAGGGAATTTCCCAATAACCCTTGGAGTCAGGCATTCTGGGCTGTTTTTTTGCTGATAATTATGTCCAAAGTAATAATTTGTGCAGATAGCGATCATTATGGTCAATATATAAAGAGCCTGGTCAGCTTGGCTGGGCCTGGTGATGAGCTTTTGGTCAATGACGATTCTTACCTTCTGTCGAAAAACCAGTTCAAACCGAGTCTGTTTGTTGTTGCGGCTGATTCAGCCGGGATGAACAGCAGACCGGACTTTAAATATGAACATAACGGCTGTCAGACTTTTTTCATAACCAATAATGGACATGATGTTGCTCCCAGGCCCGGATTGACGGTGTTTCACAAACCGTTGGACGGAACCAGGTTTGTACAGAGTGTATTTCACTGGGCCACTACCCACAAGATAGCTGATTCGGATATTCCTCCGACAGAGCCCTACCTGATTGGCAACAACAGCAAGATACGTGAACTGCGAAGAAAAGTGTCCAAGGTTTGTGAATCCAATGTCAGCGTCTTGATCTGTGGTCAAACCGGAACGGGCAAAGGGGTGGTGGCTCAGGCCATTCATAATTCCTCAGAACGCAGGGACAAGCCTTTTTTTGCCTTGAACTGTGCAACTGTACCTTCAGAGCTTCTGGAAAGCGAGCTGTTTGGTTACAAGAAAGGTTCCTTTACAGGAGCCTGGAAGGACAAAGCCGGAATTTTTGAGCTGGTTGGTAATGGAACCATGTTCTTGGATGAAGTAGCTGAGATGTCACCCTTTATGCAGGCCAAGCTGCTCCAGGTACTCCAGGAAAAGGAGTTCTGTCCTGTTGGAGGCAAAAGAAATATCAAAGTTGACGCCAGGACCATTGCTGCTACTAATGTTGATCTAAAAAGTGCCATGGAAAATGGAAGATTTCGAAGTGATCTTTATTACAGACTGGCCGTAGTCCGGTTAGACCTTCCCCTGCTAAGAGAGCGCAAGGAAGATATTCCTGTGCTGGGTCAATACTTCCTTGATAAATTTTCCCGGACTTACAACAAGGGATCATGCTTCCGGGTTTCTCATGAATTGTGGGAACTTTTGAAGTCATACGCCTGGCCGGGCAATGTTCGCGAACTGGAAAATACGATCAAAAAAATGGTGGCCATGGGCAGTGAGGACATGGTCAGGGAGGAATTGTCAACAGTGATTCCGGAAAAGGATATGGCCTGCTCTGAGATCGGATGGGCTGATTTCAAAGTTGATCCTGACCGTGTCTTCAGTCATGAAGTTTCTTTGAAAGATTTGACTGATAAAGTGGCCGGGAGGGCTGAAGCCGAGCTTATCCAAAAGGTTCTCAAGATGCTTAATGGCAAAAAAAAGGCTGCAGCTGCAGCCTTGAATGTAAGCTACAAGTGTTTACTTAAAAAAATTAAAATGTACGGATTGTAATTCATGAAGAACATACCAAAGATTGAGTGGCGTCCTTATGTCGAAGTACTGGTCAGGCGAAAATGGTGGATTATCATTCCGGTTGTGCTTTCCATTATATCCGGAGGCATATACCTTAAGAAAAGCCCCAAAACCTATCGTGCCTCCACCTTGATCCTGGTAGAAGCCCAGCGTGTTCCGAGGGACTTTGTTCCAAGCACGGTTTCAGACAACCTTCAGACAAGACTGCAGACAATTTCACAACAGGTCCACAGTCGGACCAACCTTGAAAGCATAATCCAGCGTTTTGAGCTCTATCCAGCGCAACATGAGGTCATGCCTGGTTATTTTTCCAGGGCAAAGAGAAAGGCTTTATCGATGATCGGATTCAGTCAGGCAGCGGCTAAGGAGCAGGAGAGTGAACCCCCCTCAATGCAGCAGCTGGTGCAGAATGTAAGGAGCAAGATAGACATAACCTTGAGAGCCAGGAACCAGGCCTTTGAGATTTCATTTGAGTGGCCTGATCCCCAGGTGGCTGCGAGGGTCACCAATGCCATAGCCTCACAGTTTATTGACCAGAATTTAAGAGTCAGAGAAGAAATGGCAATGGGTACTACCAGATTTTTGGACTCGGAAGTTAGAAGACTTCAACATGAACTGGAACAAAGAGAAGTGGCCCTGGAACAGTTCAAAAGATCAAATATGGGACGTCTTCCCAGCCAGCTGCAATCAAACCTGAACATACTGAGTCAGCTCAAGGAAGAATTGAGCAGGGCGGAAAACCAGAGTGATCAGATCAGGCAGCAGATTCAGCAGACTCAGAGCCAGGCTCAACTGCAGGCTCAACAGCATCTTTATGACTTTGATACTTATGATGCAGATATGTTCGGCAATCCAGAGCTGGCATCCTTGAAAAAGCTCCTTGATGACTTGAGGGACAGGTATACAGAGCAACACCCTGAGGTTCAGGCAGTGAAAAGAAGATTGGAACGTCTGGAAAATGAACTTTCCCAGACGCCTGCTGTTGCCCAGAATCCGGTTTTCTCAGCTGAAGATATGCTCACCTCGCATTTGAGCCAGATGAGAACCCGTCTTAATGACAATGAAAGGAGGACCAGGGAGCTTAGAGGACAGATCAGACTTTATGAAGATAGAGTTGAACAGACATCGGAAGTTGAGCTGGAGCTGAGAAACCTGGAGCGGGACTATAACGCTGTTAACGACAGATTTCAGGTGTTGCTCAGGCGTAAGCTGGATGCTGAACTGGCCGAACAGATGGAGAGGAGACAACAGGGTGAACAATTCAGAGTTATTGACCCGGCGATTACACCTGACAGACCCTTTAAGCCGGATAGAAACAGGATCATGTTTCTGGCCATGGTCTTCGGTCTGGGTATGGGCGGAGGCATGGCCTTCCTGCGTGAAGGAATGGACTCGGCGTTTTACAGTTCTGATGAGGTGGAGCATGTCTTAAAACCAAAGATGCTGATCAGTCTGCCCCCAGTAAAAAACAATAGAACAATTAAAAAAAGATTCTTTCGGTGGAGAAGATGAGCAAAATATTTGAAGCCTTGCAAAGGGCCGAGCAGGAGAATGTGCTTCCTCGATCTGAGAAATTCAGTTCAGTAGAAAATGTCGATGTCACAGGAGATCTCTCGGAGAAGCTTGTGGTTGTGAATAGGCCGGGGTCTGTTGCTGCAGAGCAGTTCAGGTTCCTGCGCTCACAAATTGTAAGGCCTATCGAGGGTTCAGCCCCTAAAACCATTCTTATTACGAGTTCTCTGCAGGGTGAAGGAAAGACTTTTACGGCTTGTAATCTTGCTGTGACTATTGCCCAGGGAATGGATGAGTATGTCCTGCTGGTTGATGCAGACCTGAGAAGTCCAAGGGTGCATAGTTTTTTTGGTTATGACCGGGCTGAAAAAGGCCTGGCAACACATCTGGAGTACAATGAACCGCTGCCCTCTCTTTTTAAAAAAACAGCCATCAGCAAGCTCACAATCCTGCCTGCTGGACAGGAAACAGACAACCCTTCCGAACTGCTTTCCTCCCAGAAGATGCATTCATTTATTTCCGAAGTACGGGATCGCTACCCGGATCGGTTGATTATTTTTGACAGCCCCCCGGTCAACCTTGCTCCGGAGACCATGGTCATAGCAAAGGAGGTGGATGCGATTTTTGTTGTGCTTTTGCGGGGAAAGACACCCAGACACATAGTCAAATCAACTCTGGAGCGGTTTCAAAAAGAAAAGGTCAAAGGGGTAATTTTTAATCAAGACCCTGATATAGCAAAAACCAAGTACTATTCTTATGGCTATGGATATGGGTCAGGCAAGAGTGCTTAGTTGCAGCAATAAAGATGGATTGCCAGCAGATGTTGTCGGTCTTCGCAGATAATCTGAATGGGAGGCGAAGATGATAAAGATATTTCACAAATATTATCCGGTGCGCAATCTGCTTTTCTTCATGATTGAAGGTGGGTTGATCTTTCTGAGCATATGGATGGTAATTCTGTTGATCTACTCGGGATCAATGCCTTATGATCCGGAAAAGATAAGCATATGGGCTAGAATACTTCTGATAGGGGTCTTGATTCAGCTTATTATGTATTATCACGATCTTTATGAGTTCAGATATAAAACCGGGATGTTTGAGCTTAGTGTCAAAATTGTTCAATCCATAGGAGTGTCTTGTCTTATTCTGGCCGGGCTCTATTACTTTTTTCCTCAGTTGGTTCTGGAACAGGGAATATTTTTTATTGGCATTTTTATTATGCTTTCATTCCTGGTCTCCTGGAGGATTATTTACCAGTATGCAGCACAAAGAAAGCTTTGGAACGAAAAAATAGTGATTTTAGGCGATGGAAACCTGGCCAGGATGATCAGCGATGAAGTCCGTCAAAACCTGGATTCCGGGTATTCTATCAGTGCTTTTTTTTC
Coding sequences within it:
- a CDS encoding sigma-54 interaction domain-containing protein produces the protein MSKVIICADSDHYGQYIKSLVSLAGPGDELLVNDDSYLLSKNQFKPSLFVVAADSAGMNSRPDFKYEHNGCQTFFITNNGHDVAPRPGLTVFHKPLDGTRFVQSVFHWATTHKIADSDIPPTEPYLIGNNSKIRELRRKVSKVCESNVSVLICGQTGTGKGVVAQAIHNSSERRDKPFFALNCATVPSELLESELFGYKKGSFTGAWKDKAGIFELVGNGTMFLDEVAEMSPFMQAKLLQVLQEKEFCPVGGKRNIKVDARTIAATNVDLKSAMENGRFRSDLYYRLAVVRLDLPLLRERKEDIPVLGQYFLDKFSRTYNKGSCFRVSHELWELLKSYAWPGNVRELENTIKKMVAMGSEDMVREELSTVIPEKDMACSEIGWADFKVDPDRVFSHEVSLKDLTDKVAGRAEAELIQKVLKMLNGKKKAAAAALNVSYKCLLKKIKMYGL
- a CDS encoding GumC family protein, whose amino-acid sequence is MKNIPKIEWRPYVEVLVRRKWWIIIPVVLSIISGGIYLKKSPKTYRASTLILVEAQRVPRDFVPSTVSDNLQTRLQTISQQVHSRTNLESIIQRFELYPAQHEVMPGYFSRAKRKALSMIGFSQAAAKEQESEPPSMQQLVQNVRSKIDITLRARNQAFEISFEWPDPQVAARVTNAIASQFIDQNLRVREEMAMGTTRFLDSEVRRLQHELEQREVALEQFKRSNMGRLPSQLQSNLNILSQLKEELSRAENQSDQIRQQIQQTQSQAQLQAQQHLYDFDTYDADMFGNPELASLKKLLDDLRDRYTEQHPEVQAVKRRLERLENELSQTPAVAQNPVFSAEDMLTSHLSQMRTRLNDNERRTRELRGQIRLYEDRVEQTSEVELELRNLERDYNAVNDRFQVLLRRKLDAELAEQMERRQQGEQFRVIDPAITPDRPFKPDRNRIMFLAMVFGLGMGGGMAFLREGMDSAFYSSDEVEHVLKPKMLISLPPVKNNRTIKKRFFRWRR
- a CDS encoding polysaccharide biosynthesis tyrosine autokinase, with product MSKIFEALQRAEQENVLPRSEKFSSVENVDVTGDLSEKLVVVNRPGSVAAEQFRFLRSQIVRPIEGSAPKTILITSSLQGEGKTFTACNLAVTIAQGMDEYVLLVDADLRSPRVHSFFGYDRAEKGLATHLEYNEPLPSLFKKTAISKLTILPAGQETDNPSELLSSQKMHSFISEVRDRYPDRLIIFDSPPVNLAPETMVIAKEVDAIFVVLLRGKTPRHIVKSTLERFQKEKVKGVIFNQDPDIAKTKYYSYGYGYGSGKSA